AAAATCAAGAGCCCTGTGGATATGATGGTTGGGCTGATGCATGAAACCGGTGTGACGCGGTTTGCTGATAATGCGCACGAAGTCATGTATTGGATGCTGCGCGACATGGGGCAGCAATTGTTACAGCCGCCAAATGTAGCTGGCTGGCCCGGGTATCGAGACTGGATTTCTACCGCCACGTTACCGAACCGCTGGAATACTGCCCACTATCTGTATGTGAATGTTTTTACAGGCAACTACGTCAACCTGGTGCCTGTTGCTGAAAAGCTGATTGATCCTGCAGATCCGATGTTAGCATTCAAATTGCCGGCGCTCCTCGCTGAACACTTTGTTGCTGTACCACCCGATCAACTTGGGTTTGAAGCGTCCGGACAAGATTTCGCCGGGGATCTTGTTACCTATCCGATTCCCCAGGAGATCCTTGATGCACCAGCGCATGTACGCGACCTTGCCAAAATTTTCCTGCAAGGCAATCCGTGGTATGAGTGGCACATGAACCATCCAGCCGTTGTCTTTATCCTGCTGGATTATCTGCAATTTCTTACCGAGCTGCCCGAGTATCAACTGGCCTGATCTACGCTAGATGTGAAAGGGGCGTACCGCCTTGATGGCGGCGAAGCAAACAACATTCAAACGTTTGATGACAATGAGAAATTCAGCATTTAAAGATAGAACAGGCAGCCGTTTACAGGATGGGAAAGCCCACAGCGATGACCATCGGAATTGGTCGCGGCGCGACTTTTTGGGTGCGCTAGGCGCTTCTGCCGGCGGGACAATGATGCTTGGCGGTGCTGCAATTCGCCCCCTGGGCGGGACCATGTATTCCGAGTTACTCCAGTCTTCCACTGACCGTGTGTTGGTGCTCATCCAACTCAACGGCGGCAACGACGGCTTGAACACGCTTATCCCTGTTGAAGACGACACGTATTATCAGCTTCGTCCCAATGTATCTGTGGCGAAGTCCGAAGCGCTGTTAATCAATAACGAGATGGGTTTTCACCCTTCTTTTGAAAAGATCTTGCCATTGTATAACGAAGGCCAGATGGCAATTCTACAAAATGTGGGATACCCCGAACAGGACTTCTCGCATTTTCGCTCGACTGACATCTGGATGTCTGGGAGCGAGCCGGCTACGTACTGGAATACCGGTTGGATTGGCCGGTCGATGCAATTGGAGTCTGGGGAGGATGTGAAAACGCTTGAATACCCGCTCGCTGTACAACTAGGGTCGGAGTCTCCATTGTTGATCAAGGGCGAAGATCGGAGCATGGGCATGTCTGTCAACAACCCGGATACGTTTGAACGCCTGGCGGCAACGGGTAAGGTTTTCGACGAAGACAATGTGCAGGCTACACGCGCCGGCGAAGAGATCTCTTTTGTGCGGTCTGTTGCCAACGATGCCTTCCGGTATGCCGGCGCCATTCAAGAGGCAGCCAACGCTGGTCGCAACGGAGTCAATTATCCCAATAATAATTACCTCGCACACAACCTATCTATTGTTGCCCGGCTTATTAAAGGTAATCTGGGATCTCGGATTTACCACGTATGCCTGGGCGGGTTTGACACACACGCTGACCAGGTCGGCCAACACGCAATGCTCTTGCGCTACCTTTCGGAAGCCGTTGCTGCTTTTCAGGCAGATCTGGCGGATGGCGGATGGCAGGATCGCGTGTTGACTATGACGTTTTCAGAATTTGGCAGGCGCGTGGACGAAAATGGTTCTCGTGGCACCGATCATGGTTCTGCCGCACCACTCTTCCTGTTTGGCCCTACAGTGGCTGGCGGCCTCTATGGTTCACGGTTCAATCTGACCGACCTTGACATGTACGGTAACTTGCGATCGGAATTCAACTTCAGGAATGTATATGCCACCGTATTGCAAGACTGGTTTGGCTTTTCCCCTTCAGCCAGCCAGCAGGTAATGGGGGAGGCGTACAGCAGCCTTGGTTTTGTGGCGCGTCCGATTGCAACCACTAACGAGCGACCACAGCCTGAAACGGGTTTTGCGTTGCATACAAATTATCCGAATCCGTTTATCGGGCAAACCAACTTGTCGTTCACTTTACCGGCTTCCGTTTCTGTTCGGCTACGTGTCTTTGATGCGCAAGGGCGCCACGTGCATACCGTTGTGGATGGTGTGCTTGGAGCCGGCCGGCACGAAATACCCTTCCGGGCCAATGGCTTGCCGAGTGGACGCTACTTCTACCGCCTTGAATCACCAAATGCCGGTACAAAGGTTGGCACCATGACCTTACTCAGATAACACACGTTCTACACCAGGATTACAACTGCGGCACCCCGGGTAAATGCTTCCCGAGGTGCCGTTTTTTTTATTTAGATAGCCACCATAATCCACGGGAATACGGGTCATAAAAGCCGGGTTTGTGGCATTTTGTTACACATTCTGTGAATTAGCCCACAGTTACGATACCGTAAAATCAGCAAAATTTATCGTGTAGTGTATAGAAATGCGACATGGCACGGATTGGTTTGATTCTTGTCTTGTCCCAAATTGCAAATTGCACGGATACAAGCCGGTATCCAGCCTTTGGTCCCATCGTGCAGTGCAAACGTACTGTTAGCAAAGGTCGTTTTTTAACGAGCATCATCGGAGGTGTGATGGCACATCATTATACAGGCACACACACGTCGAAATCGTCAACGCGTACTACAAGCCGGTATTTCAAATTACGGGAAGAGCCACTTGGTTGGTGGCCTGGTGGTTTACTGCCGCTACTCGGTTTGTTGCTATTGTTTCTATGGGGTGCAACACGTATTGCGCCTGATATGGAGGAAGCTACCGAAGCAGGCGTAGCGCAAGCGTTGCAAGCAACCGGTTACACTGGCCTCGACGTAGTTGCCGACGGACAACATGTAGCAGTAACTGCAAAAGGTACAGCAGCTGACGCTGTTCAGATTGAACGTATCGCTCGCGGGACAACCTGTGACACGTGGGCAGGCGATCTGATTTGTCCAACACGGGTTGCTGTAGCACTCGACGAAGTCGCTGTTAGCAATCACAATTTCAATTTTGTACGCGGTACGGGGCAAACCATTTTGCGTGGTGAAGTACCGGATGAACAAACCCGCAATAACCTGCTTGCCGCAGCGCGGGCCCGTCTTGGCGAAGTGACAGACTCTTTGCAGATTACCGGAAAACACGCCGGCCCCGGATATCCCTGGGCTTTAAGC
The genomic region above belongs to Bacteroidota bacterium and contains:
- a CDS encoding DUF1501 domain-containing protein, encoding MRNSAFKDRTGSRLQDGKAHSDDHRNWSRRDFLGALGASAGGTMMLGGAAIRPLGGTMYSELLQSSTDRVLVLIQLNGGNDGLNTLIPVEDDTYYQLRPNVSVAKSEALLINNEMGFHPSFEKILPLYNEGQMAILQNVGYPEQDFSHFRSTDIWMSGSEPATYWNTGWIGRSMQLESGEDVKTLEYPLAVQLGSESPLLIKGEDRSMGMSVNNPDTFERLAATGKVFDEDNVQATRAGEEISFVRSVANDAFRYAGAIQEAANAGRNGVNYPNNNYLAHNLSIVARLIKGNLGSRIYHVCLGGFDTHADQVGQHAMLLRYLSEAVAAFQADLADGGWQDRVLTMTFSEFGRRVDENGSRGTDHGSAAPLFLFGPTVAGGLYGSRFNLTDLDMYGNLRSEFNFRNVYATVLQDWFGFSPSASQQVMGEAYSSLGFVARPIATTNERPQPETGFALHTNYPNPFIGQTNLSFTLPASVSVRLRVFDAQGRHVHTVVDGVLGAGRHEIPFRANGLPSGRYFYRLESPNAGTKVGTMTLLR